In a single window of the Bacillus mycoides genome:
- a CDS encoding nitroreductase family protein, protein MTNSVKTNDFNEILTGRRSIRKYDPSVKISKEEMTEILTEATLAPSSVNMQPWRFLVIESDEGKATLAPLAKFNQSQVETSSAMIAVFGDLNNFDNAEEIYGTAVERGLMPAEVKEDQMKKLSGYFSMVTPEVMKDTVLIDGGLVAMQFMLAARAHGYDTCPIGGFEKDQIAEAFGLDKERHVPVMLISIGKAADSGYPSVRLPIEKVAEWK, encoded by the coding sequence ATGACTAACTCAGTAAAAACAAATGATTTTAACGAAATTTTAACAGGACGTCGTTCAATTCGTAAGTACGATCCTTCAGTAAAAATTAGCAAAGAAGAAATGACAGAAATTCTTACAGAAGCAACACTTGCACCATCTTCAGTAAACATGCAACCATGGAGATTCCTTGTTATTGAAAGTGACGAAGGAAAAGCAACACTGGCTCCACTTGCAAAATTCAATCAATCTCAAGTAGAAACATCTTCAGCGATGATTGCTGTATTTGGTGACTTAAACAACTTTGATAACGCAGAAGAAATTTACGGTACAGCAGTAGAGCGCGGACTTATGCCAGCTGAAGTAAAAGAAGATCAAATGAAAAAACTTTCAGGTTACTTCTCAATGGTTACACCAGAAGTAATGAAAGATACTGTACTAATTGACGGTGGTCTTGTAGCGATGCAATTTATGTTAGCAGCACGTGCTCACGGCTATGATACTTGCCCAATTGGTGGATTTGAAAAAGACCAAATCGCAGAAGCTTTCGGATTAGACAAAGAGCGTCACGTACCAGTTATGTTAATTTCAATCGGAAAAGCTGCTGACAGTGGTTATCCATCAGTACGTCTTCCAATTGAAAAAGTTGCTGAGTGGAAGTAA
- a CDS encoding putative quinol monooxygenase has translation MIIIHAIFQVDPAKQQSFLEEIQPLLHGSREESGNVSYDLYKDTEKESVYTMVEVWKDEAAVASHNTSEHFTSFVSKASQFLTAPLDIKVYSGELVK, from the coding sequence ATGATTATTATTCACGCAATATTTCAAGTAGACCCAGCAAAACAACAATCATTTTTAGAAGAAATTCAGCCACTACTTCATGGTTCAAGAGAAGAAAGTGGAAATGTATCTTACGATTTATATAAAGATACTGAAAAAGAAAGTGTTTATACGATGGTAGAAGTATGGAAAGATGAAGCAGCAGTTGCGAGTCATAATACGAGTGAACACTTCACATCTTTCGTTAGTAAAGCATCACAGTTTTTAACTGCTCCGCTTGATATAAAGGTTTATAGCGGTGAACTAGTAAAATAA
- a CDS encoding DUF3902 family protein produces the protein MKPVLKSILISFAFSAVGMCWLLFMLFRGGGDWLLSWIGVLMAYLSLYTLIDLYCKNTYEKTLNIVLIKSTVTTFSFGVLGIIFGIIHELLTPWSLSLMVWYWLLTLLLFLTTIILLVILVFVNRKDQNFPGVYRLLILLNLLLTLGPVLWPLFLTIIGNGMNASAGW, from the coding sequence ATGAAACCGGTATTGAAAAGCATACTTATTTCCTTTGCTTTTTCTGCAGTAGGGATGTGTTGGTTGCTGTTCATGTTATTTAGAGGAGGCGGAGACTGGTTATTGTCTTGGATAGGTGTATTAATGGCATATTTATCTTTATACACTTTAATAGATTTATATTGTAAAAATACATACGAAAAAACATTAAATATAGTGCTTATAAAATCAACAGTTACTACCTTTAGTTTTGGAGTATTAGGAATCATATTTGGTATAATACACGAGCTATTAACACCATGGAGTCTCAGTTTAATGGTTTGGTATTGGTTGCTAACTCTACTTTTATTTTTAACGACCATAATATTATTAGTTATTTTAGTATTTGTAAATCGTAAAGATCAAAATTTCCCCGGGGTATATAGATTACTTATACTTCTAAATTTACTTCTTACGTTAGGACCAGTATTGTGGCCACTATTTCTTACTATTATTGGAAATGGCATGAACGCTAGTGCAGGATGGTAA
- a CDS encoding serine hydrolase domain-containing protein: MKKCNSIKLASLAVLLAGTTLFTPGFTVKAESVQNLSSPSQSHDQKNRNGWKQVMQETVQLGTPGILAKTSNNGKISSYTAGVADLNTKKTMKSDYRFRIGSVTKTFTATTVLQLVGENRVQLDDPIEKWLPGLIQENGYDGNQITIRQLLNHTSGIAEYLKSKDADIMNSRKTYTAEEIVKIGLSLPPDFSPGKGWAYSNTGYVILGMLIEKISGNSYAEEIEKRIIEPLDLSNTFLPGNSPVIPGKDHARGYMKIDETSELKDMTYYNPSLANAAGDMISNADDLNTFFASLLGGKLLKERELKEMLTTVPIEGKGLGDGYGLGIYETKLSNGVSIWGHGGSIPGFTTFVGGVIGGKHTLAVSINSLGAIDILTQFNKMMQVEFKK; the protein is encoded by the coding sequence ATGAAAAAATGTAATTCAATTAAGTTAGCAAGTTTGGCAGTTTTATTAGCGGGTACTACTCTATTCACACCAGGTTTTACTGTGAAAGCAGAGTCTGTTCAAAATTTATCTAGTCCGTCACAATCACATGATCAAAAGAATCGGAATGGTTGGAAACAAGTAATGCAGGAAACAGTACAGCTTGGAACCCCAGGAATATTAGCGAAGACGTCTAACAATGGAAAGATTAGTAGTTATACTGCTGGCGTCGCGGATTTAAATACAAAGAAAACAATGAAATCGGATTATCGTTTTCGGATTGGGAGTGTGACGAAGACTTTTACCGCTACGACTGTTCTTCAATTAGTAGGAGAAAATCGCGTGCAACTTGACGATCCAATTGAAAAGTGGCTACCGGGTCTCATTCAAGAAAATGGGTATGATGGCAATCAAATTACGATACGTCAACTTTTGAATCATACGAGTGGTATAGCTGAATATTTAAAGTCAAAAGACGCTGACATAATGAATTCGAGAAAAACGTATACAGCAGAAGAAATAGTGAAAATAGGACTTTCTCTACCCCCAGATTTTTCGCCAGGTAAAGGATGGGCGTATTCAAACACAGGATACGTAATATTGGGAATGCTTATTGAAAAAATAAGTGGCAATAGTTATGCAGAAGAAATTGAAAAACGAATTATTGAACCTTTGGATCTGTCAAATACGTTTTTACCAGGGAATTCACCCGTTATTCCAGGAAAGGATCATGCTCGTGGGTATATGAAAATAGACGAAACAAGTGAATTGAAAGACATGACGTATTATAATCCGAGTTTAGCTAATGCAGCTGGAGATATGATTTCAAATGCGGACGATTTAAATACGTTCTTTGCATCTTTACTCGGTGGTAAGTTACTGAAAGAACGCGAGCTAAAAGAAATGCTTACTACAGTTCCTATAGAAGGAAAAGGTCTTGGTGATGGATATGGTCTTGGGATCTATGAGACGAAACTTTCAAACGGTGTTTCAATTTGGGGTCATGGAGGGTCGATTCCTGGATTTACAACTTTTGTTGGCGGAGTAATTGGAGGCAAACATACATTGGCTGTCAGTATTAACTCTTTAGGTGCGATTGATATTTTAACACAGTTTAATAAAATGATGCAAGTTGAATTTAAGAAATAG
- a CDS encoding adenine deaminase C-terminal domain-containing protein: MGQNQFRWSNTQLREHVEVIDGTRSPHILFKNATYLNSYMREWVQANIWIYDDRIIYVGEKLPEQLHECEVIDCDGKYVVPSYIEPHAHPYQLYNPETLANHAMQFGTTTFINDNLTLFFTLQREVAFRLLDEFKKIPASMYWWCRFDGQTELQNGESLFNSEEIMEWLKHEDVLQGGELTAWPKLLHGDDEMLNWVQETKRLQKKVEGHFPGASESTLAKLKLLGADCDHEAMTGQEALTRLMQGYTVTLRNSSIRPDLEILLKELLELGVKQFDRFMFTTDGSHPSFYENGMTNRMIEIAIKQGIPVIDAYNMASYNIARYYNMEHLHGAIATGRIANINILESKENPIPISVIAKGKWMKRDGINKNASLHIDWSKFKVTPLSLDWSLKKEDMIFSETTGIKLLNDVISKPYVTEIDLNGEELSIEHDECFLMMIARDGTWRVNTVVKGFANGLGGLASSYSGTGDIILIGKRKEDMLTAFHRVKELGGGMVIAERNEVLHEIALPLLGIMSNLKMSELIQKEKKMVELLQERGYTYNDPAFTILFFSATHLPFIRVTPIGLYDVKSSKVLATPIKC, encoded by the coding sequence TTGGGACAAAATCAGTTTAGATGGAGTAACACACAATTACGAGAACATGTTGAAGTAATAGATGGCACAAGAAGCCCGCACATTTTATTCAAGAATGCAACATATTTAAATTCCTATATGCGCGAGTGGGTGCAAGCAAATATTTGGATCTATGATGACCGCATTATATATGTAGGAGAAAAACTACCAGAGCAACTACACGAATGTGAAGTCATTGATTGTGATGGAAAGTATGTAGTTCCTAGTTACATAGAACCGCATGCACATCCATATCAATTATATAATCCTGAAACTTTAGCAAATCATGCGATGCAATTTGGTACAACAACTTTCATTAATGATAATTTAACTTTGTTTTTCACATTACAACGGGAAGTAGCGTTTCGTTTATTAGATGAATTTAAAAAGATTCCAGCAAGTATGTATTGGTGGTGTCGTTTCGATGGACAGACTGAACTACAGAATGGGGAATCTTTATTTAATAGTGAAGAAATAATGGAATGGCTGAAGCATGAAGATGTTCTTCAGGGCGGCGAGTTAACAGCATGGCCGAAACTATTACATGGCGATGATGAAATGTTAAATTGGGTGCAGGAAACAAAGCGGTTACAGAAAAAAGTAGAAGGTCATTTTCCCGGTGCGTCTGAATCAACGTTAGCGAAGTTAAAGTTACTAGGTGCTGATTGCGATCATGAAGCGATGACAGGACAGGAAGCATTAACACGCCTTATGCAAGGTTACACCGTTACTCTTAGAAACTCTTCTATCCGTCCAGATTTAGAAATTTTACTGAAAGAATTGCTGGAATTAGGTGTCAAGCAATTTGATAGATTCATGTTCACAACAGATGGTTCACATCCGTCATTTTATGAAAACGGAATGACGAATAGGATGATAGAAATCGCGATAAAGCAAGGAATACCAGTAATTGATGCCTATAATATGGCAAGCTATAACATTGCTCGTTATTATAATATGGAGCATTTACACGGCGCGATCGCGACAGGAAGAATTGCAAATATTAATATTTTGGAAAGTAAAGAAAATCCGATTCCAATAAGTGTAATTGCAAAGGGGAAATGGATGAAGCGTGACGGAATAAACAAAAATGCATCATTACATATAGACTGGAGTAAATTCAAAGTAACTCCATTATCATTAGACTGGTCTTTAAAGAAAGAAGATATGATTTTTTCTGAAACAACAGGTATAAAATTATTAAATGATGTTATTTCAAAACCATATGTAACTGAAATCGACTTAAACGGTGAAGAACTTTCTATTGAGCATGATGAATGTTTCCTTATGATGATTGCTCGTGATGGCACTTGGCGAGTGAATACAGTTGTGAAAGGTTTTGCGAATGGATTAGGAGGTCTTGCTAGCTCTTATTCCGGTACAGGTGACATCATTCTTATTGGAAAAAGGAAAGAAGATATGCTTACAGCTTTTCATAGAGTAAAAGAGCTTGGCGGGGGAATGGTAATAGCGGAAAGAAATGAAGTGTTACACGAAATTGCATTACCATTGCTCGGGATTATGTCTAATTTGAAAATGAGTGAATTAATACAGAAAGAGAAAAAAATGGTGGAATTACTACAAGAGCGAGGATACAC